One Deinococcus psychrotolerans genomic window carries:
- a CDS encoding fimbrial biogenesis chaperone, with amino-acid sequence MKQYLNPVLRLTLGAFLLLSSAALSAQAASLQISPTSLRFDLPQPRAGSLTLSNPSSEPVTVSVELSRWTQTGGEDQFAPTQDVLVNPARFVVPPNGSQIIRVGWRSKALPGSEQAYRMTVQNVPGPSSAGEGIKVQVVLKMNVPLLFTLPTAQPKVSWTLTRQSDQVQLSVQNSGAHFASFNNVTLISGDYKASVGSFAVLAGGLLSFTLPSAVAALTGGTAAQINYDAQDKSKVGERETLTLALP; translated from the coding sequence ATGAAACAATACCTGAACCCTGTTCTCCGTCTGACGCTGGGCGCTTTCCTTCTCCTCAGCAGTGCGGCCCTAAGTGCCCAGGCCGCCTCGCTGCAAATCAGCCCCACCAGCCTGCGCTTCGATTTGCCGCAGCCCCGCGCCGGATCGCTGACGCTGAGTAACCCCTCGAGTGAGCCAGTGACAGTCAGCGTAGAACTATCTCGCTGGACACAGACGGGAGGCGAGGATCAGTTTGCGCCGACCCAGGACGTACTGGTCAATCCGGCGCGGTTCGTGGTGCCGCCCAACGGCTCGCAGATTATCCGGGTGGGCTGGCGCAGCAAGGCGCTGCCCGGCAGTGAGCAGGCCTATCGGATGACGGTGCAAAATGTGCCGGGGCCGTCATCAGCGGGTGAGGGGATCAAGGTGCAGGTGGTCTTGAAGATGAACGTGCCGCTGCTTTTCACCTTGCCCACTGCCCAGCCGAAGGTGAGCTGGACATTGACGCGCCAGAGCGACCAGGTACAGCTCAGCGTTCAGAACAGCGGCGCACATTTTGCCAGTTTCAACAATGTGACGCTGATCAGCGGCGATTACAAGGCCAGCGTCGGATCGTTCGCGGTGCTGGCGGGAGGCCTGCTCAGCTTCACGTTACCTAGCGCAGTAGCGGCGCTGACGGGCGGCACTGCTGCCCAGATCAACTACGATGCTCAGGATAAGAGCAAGGTGGGAGAACGTGAAACGCTCACGCTGGCGCTGCCTTAG
- a CDS encoding phage tail protein has translation MNPLRACLALTLALSLAACNMASTPPSPAASTPATAEKAPTQSHPLITAQSLNVPPEAQTLVNSLVSQGQSVQDVAATVQTQFHLSASLLAQALSTAHLSDQDIVSALKAQAFSLLDAGGALQSVLGKNATDALALLKSVAYLNLNTPAQWPAISDMLRQIYKYKPDDFVSLLKSSRLLRSVVSFDLWNNLGLTLGGTFGQSPVAALQTIKNSGFYTITDPNAVKGFGYFLHDGLKLSADKAVAALVQSGVVQLGDSATYLNVATTLKDVFGSSAAQVAQAFKGAGYAVVDTANVLKALFSSTASDAASALKAAGYSVVDVALGLKTIFEQTASQAASTLKGVGYNIADVALGLRTTFAQTANQVGSILKDTFSAGASAVAGALQSAGYAIDDVASTLKNVFSSSAKDVASILKNLKYDIKGIARTLKSVFNSSALQVAGFFKDLGYTYVDIGYALKDAFSSSANDVAGIFKSLGVSITDIGNTLKNVFSSSASQVTGIFKNLGYNIQDIASTLKLVFNSSAFQVAGFFKDLGYGYVEIGNTLKNVFSSSASQVAGFFKDLGYGYVEIGNTLKNVFSSSASQVASIFKGLGYSFDQIGSTLKNVFGSSTSTVASIFKGLGANATDVANTLKNVFSSSANDVASVLRYAFGSGASEVAGVLKNVFSASANTVASTLKSVFGSGASDVASALKSAGYALKDIASTIESVFYKSANDVAAIFSDVLKVSTDEIKSTFSSLGQDIGDFLKNIGDTIKDGFCSIFHC, from the coding sequence ATGAACCCGTTACGCGCCTGCCTCGCTTTGACCCTGGCCCTCAGCCTCGCCGCCTGTAACATGGCCAGCACACCGCCCAGCCCGGCGGCCTCAACCCCAGCCACCGCCGAAAAGGCCCCAACTCAGAGCCATCCCCTCATCACCGCCCAGTCGCTAAATGTGCCACCCGAAGCGCAGACGCTGGTCAACAGCCTGGTCTCTCAAGGCCAGTCAGTCCAGGACGTGGCAGCAACGGTGCAAACCCAGTTTCACTTGAGCGCCTCGCTGCTGGCCCAAGCCCTGAGTACGGCCCACCTCAGTGATCAGGACATCGTCTCGGCCCTCAAGGCCCAGGCCTTCAGCTTGCTGGACGCGGGGGGAGCGTTGCAGTCGGTTCTGGGCAAGAATGCCACTGACGCCTTGGCGCTGCTCAAATCGGTGGCTTACCTGAATCTCAATACGCCTGCCCAATGGCCCGCCATCAGCGATATGCTGCGCCAGATCTATAAGTACAAGCCCGACGACTTCGTGTCGCTACTCAAATCTAGCCGCCTGCTCAGGTCGGTGGTCAGCTTCGATCTGTGGAACAATCTCGGCCTGACACTGGGCGGCACTTTTGGTCAATCACCTGTGGCAGCGTTGCAAACCATTAAGAATTCAGGCTTCTACACCATCACCGACCCCAATGCGGTGAAGGGCTTTGGCTATTTTCTGCATGACGGCCTGAAACTGAGCGCAGACAAAGCAGTGGCCGCGCTGGTGCAATCCGGCGTGGTGCAGCTCGGTGATTCGGCCACCTATCTCAACGTGGCGACGACCCTTAAGGATGTATTCGGCAGCAGCGCCGCGCAGGTCGCCCAAGCGTTTAAGGGAGCCGGATATGCCGTGGTGGACACCGCCAACGTGCTCAAGGCCCTCTTTTCATCTACCGCCTCAGACGCGGCCAGCGCCCTCAAGGCAGCGGGCTACAGCGTGGTGGACGTGGCGCTGGGCCTGAAAACTATCTTTGAGCAGACGGCCAGCCAAGCGGCTAGCACCCTGAAAGGGGTGGGCTACAACATCGCGGATGTGGCGTTGGGCCTGAGAACCACTTTCGCCCAAACCGCCAATCAAGTTGGCAGCATCCTTAAAGACACCTTTTCAGCGGGGGCCAGCGCGGTGGCCGGAGCGCTTCAAAGTGCGGGTTACGCTATTGATGACGTGGCTAGCACCTTGAAGAACGTCTTTTCGTCCAGTGCCAAGGATGTCGCCAGCATCCTTAAGAATCTGAAATACGACATCAAAGGCATTGCCCGCACCCTCAAGTCAGTGTTCAACTCGTCGGCCTTGCAGGTCGCAGGCTTCTTCAAAGACTTGGGCTATACCTACGTCGATATCGGCTACGCTCTCAAGGACGCCTTCTCGTCCAGCGCCAACGATGTGGCGGGCATCTTCAAGAGCCTGGGTGTCAGTATCACCGACATCGGCAACACCCTGAAGAACGTCTTCTCGTCTAGCGCTTCACAAGTAACGGGCATCTTCAAGAACCTGGGCTACAACATTCAAGATATCGCCAGCACCCTCAAGTTGGTCTTCAACTCTTCGGCCTTCCAAGTAGCGGGATTTTTCAAAGATTTGGGTTACGGCTATGTTGAGATCGGTAATACACTTAAAAATGTTTTCTCTTCCTCTGCCTCGCAGGTGGCGGGATTTTTCAAAGACCTGGGTTACGGCTATGTTGAGATCGGCAATACGCTCAAGAATGTTTTCTCTTCCTCTGCCTCGCAGGTGGCCAGCATCTTCAAAGGTCTGGGCTACAGCTTTGATCAGATCGGCAGCACCCTCAAAAACGTCTTTGGCAGCAGCACCAGTACCGTGGCAAGCATCTTCAAAGGGCTGGGAGCCAATGCGACGGACGTTGCCAACACCCTCAAAAATGTCTTCAGCAGCAGCGCCAACGATGTGGCGAGCGTGCTCAGATACGCTTTTGGCAGCGGCGCGTCCGAAGTGGCGGGCGTGCTGAAAAATGTCTTCTCAGCCAGTGCAAACACGGTGGCTAGCACCCTCAAGAGCGTCTTCGGCAGCGGGGCCAGCGACGTTGCCAGCGCTCTCAAGTCAGCGGGATACGCTCTCAAGGACATCGCTTCGACTATTGAAAGTGTCTTCTACAAGTCAGCCAACGATGTGGCGGCCATCTTCAGCGACGTGCTCAAGGTGTCGACAGATGAGATCAAGAGCACTTTCAGCTCGCTCGGTCAGGACATCGGCGATTTTCTCAAGAACATCGGCGACACCATCAAAGACGGTTTTTGCAGCATCTTCCATTGCTGA
- a CDS encoding spore coat protein U domain-containing protein, translated as MLTRRFAHPIALLALLPSLALATMLPDPTSTPVTAQYLPSCGLSATDLDFGIYNSRVGASGMATVQVTCNTSYSVTYSGFSGQLKRGGERIGYTLTAQKVGGLGAALTLKANCLGLCDLVQTSSALTGNGSALYDRYTLVGAVPALQTAPAGTYSDTVTFTLNYNPE; from the coding sequence ATGCTGACTCGCCGATTTGCCCACCCAATTGCTTTGCTGGCGCTGCTGCCCTCCCTAGCGCTCGCCACCATGCTGCCGGACCCCACCAGCACGCCCGTCACGGCCCAGTACCTGCCCTCATGTGGCCTGAGCGCTACTGATCTGGATTTTGGGATTTACAACAGTCGCGTGGGAGCGTCGGGCATGGCCACCGTCCAGGTCACCTGCAACACCAGTTACAGCGTGACGTACAGCGGCTTCAGCGGGCAGCTCAAGCGGGGTGGCGAACGAATCGGCTACACCCTTACAGCCCAGAAAGTCGGCGGCCTGGGCGCGGCCCTCACCCTCAAGGCCAACTGCCTGGGCCTGTGCGACCTGGTCCAAACCAGCAGCGCCCTGACCGGCAACGGCAGCGCCCTGTATGACCGCTACACCCTGGTCGGCGCGGTGCCTGCTTTGCAAACGGCCCCGGCAGGAACTTATAGCGACACCGTGACATTCACTCTGAATTACAACCCGGAATAA
- a CDS encoding spore coat protein U domain-containing protein, with protein MKLHTLFIAAALAASAALADTKTASSQVSLSVLPDCTISATDIDLGVYNFRTGASGSGTVRVKCNVSDAQLVFGTTPPSDSAAFGSGTSMTVNRTLTGPSAATIPYQAKFSFAPNVPGQQLINFEGVSVKGVGSLGYLGLHNDLNNIDLPVVATVAPGLWKPAGQYTDLIVYTLNYNMPTF; from the coding sequence ATGAAACTGCACACCCTATTCATTGCCGCTGCCCTCGCCGCCTCCGCCGCCCTCGCAGACACCAAGACTGCCAGCAGCCAAGTCAGCCTATCGGTGCTGCCTGACTGCACCATTAGCGCCACCGACATCGATCTGGGCGTCTACAACTTTCGCACTGGGGCTAGCGGCTCGGGCACGGTGCGGGTCAAGTGCAACGTGTCGGACGCGCAGCTGGTGTTCGGAACCACACCGCCTTCGGATAGTGCCGCGTTCGGCAGTGGCACCTCTATGACCGTCAACCGCACGCTAACTGGCCCAAGCGCAGCTACTATTCCCTATCAAGCCAAATTCAGCTTCGCTCCCAATGTCCCTGGTCAGCAGCTCATCAATTTTGAAGGGGTCTCGGTTAAAGGTGTCGGCTCTTTGGGCTATCTGGGCCTTCACAATGATCTCAACAACATTGATCTCCCTGTCGTGGCCACCGTAGCTCCCGGTCTGTGGAAACCTGCCGGACAGTACACTGACCTGATCGTCTACACCCTGAATTACAACATGCCCACCTTCTAA
- a CDS encoding spore coat protein U domain-containing protein encodes MKKLTASLLMLLGSLALAETRTASTQVTLTVLPDCSISATDMDLGVYNARTGAAGTATVRVKCNINADVTFAPNRADNSKRVLNGPGGSQIPYRLQEILPPDQNDIGFDNPFANVDFSNTDTTGSFTVKSTSQGSSFLLRGTVAPGLWKPAGQYTDLITFTMTYTP; translated from the coding sequence ATGAAAAAATTGACTGCAAGTCTTCTGATGCTCCTGGGATCGCTCGCACTGGCCGAAACCCGTACGGCCAGCACCCAGGTCACACTGACCGTATTGCCAGACTGCTCAATCAGCGCCACCGACATGGACCTGGGTGTGTACAACGCCCGCACCGGTGCGGCAGGCACCGCCACCGTGCGCGTCAAGTGCAACATCAACGCCGACGTGACGTTTGCGCCTAACCGAGCCGACAACAGCAAACGGGTCTTGAATGGTCCAGGCGGCAGCCAGATTCCTTACCGGCTGCAAGAAATCCTACCGCCAGATCAAAACGACATCGGCTTCGACAACCCTTTTGCCAATGTCGATTTCAGCAACACCGACACCACCGGCAGCTTCACAGTCAAATCCACCTCGCAAGGATCGTCCTTTTTGCTGCGCGGCACGGTTGCACCAGGACTTTGGAAACCTGCCGGGCAGTACACCGACCTGATCACGTTCACTATGACCTACACACCCTGA
- a CDS encoding GGDEF domain-containing protein, producing MTQLNDRRALLLDAGRPFEIRSLVLLDIDGFKAVNDALGHAAGDAALCMLARLLESAAHRWGARAYRLGGDEFVLLSSLPLNAQQLIPVQAHFKQALRTLGSVENGSFSYGLAQAPFDGQTLTALLRQADTHLSTHKTRRCGEGTGPLRQLLGLPLDAAGQEHGGRRCGA from the coding sequence CTGACCCAGTTGAATGACCGCCGGGCATTACTGCTCGACGCTGGACGGCCGTTTGAAATCCGCTCACTGGTGCTGCTGGATATTGACGGCTTCAAAGCCGTCAATGATGCACTCGGCCATGCAGCAGGTGATGCAGCACTGTGCATGCTGGCTCGCCTGCTGGAAAGTGCTGCTCACCGCTGGGGTGCGCGCGCCTATCGGCTTGGCGGTGACGAGTTCGTGCTACTGAGCAGTCTGCCGCTGAATGCCCAGCAGCTCATACCGGTGCAGGCTCACTTCAAGCAGGCACTCAGGACACTGGGCAGCGTGGAGAACGGCAGTTTCTCATATGGGCTGGCGCAGGCTCCATTCGATGGCCAGACTCTCACAGCCCTCTTGCGCCAGGCCGACACACACCTGAGCACTCACAAGACCCGCAGATGCGGCGAGGGAACCGGGCCGCTCAGGCAACTGCTCGGCTTGCCTCTTGACGCTGCTGGGCAGGAACACGGCGGTCGAAGGTGCGGCGCGTGA
- a CDS encoding transposase yields the protein MPGRNHSREFKLQVVNQINSSQRTTAQLSREHGLVPSLIHRWRKEVEARGEAAFTDGVATDRSAELRIAELERYCGQLALENTILKKSLATYRLNKGTK from the coding sequence ATGCCAGGACGCAATCACAGCCGTGAATTCAAGCTTCAGGTCGTCAACCAAATCAATTCAAGCCAGCGAACGACCGCTCAACTCAGCCGGGAACATGGTTTAGTGCCCAGCCTGATCCACCGTTGGCGCAAAGAGGTCGAGGCGCGCGGAGAAGCCGCCTTCACCGACGGCGTGGCCACAGATCGCAGCGCCGAGCTGCGGATTGCTGAGCTGGAGCGGTATTGCGGCCAACTTGCCTTAGAAAACACCATCTTGAAAAAATCGCTGGCGACGTACCGCTTGAACAAAGGCACCAAATGA
- a CDS encoding IS3 family transposase, whose product MISDARHAHPTVSVRRLCELHAVSRSWYLRQRNRAVIDQDQRLATDIEAVVLKWNGYGYRRVTRELARSGQSINHKRVLRVMREHRLLCRPKRRYQRTTDSTHSEKRFPNLLPQVIPTQPDQVWQADLTYVRVKQGFVYLACVLDSFTREIVGWSMSKFIDADLSLAALNNALAARNPAPGLLHHSDQGVQYASRLYIARLRAMGITPSMSRRGNPYDNARMESFYKTLKTEEVDLQDYADLDDAQRHVNHFIGKLYNQERLHSSLGYVPPAEFAARYHPA is encoded by the coding sequence ATGATCTCGGATGCGCGACACGCGCATCCCACGGTGTCGGTGCGTCGCCTGTGTGAGCTGCATGCGGTCAGTCGGTCGTGGTACCTCCGTCAACGAAACCGCGCAGTCATCGACCAAGATCAACGACTCGCTACTGACATTGAAGCAGTGGTGCTGAAGTGGAACGGCTATGGGTATCGGCGGGTCACTCGCGAACTGGCACGCAGCGGGCAGTCCATCAATCACAAACGCGTTCTGCGGGTCATGCGGGAACATCGCTTATTGTGTCGACCCAAGCGGCGTTACCAGCGCACCACCGATTCCACTCACAGCGAGAAACGCTTCCCCAATCTGCTCCCACAAGTGATTCCAACCCAACCAGATCAGGTCTGGCAAGCTGATCTGACGTATGTGAGGGTGAAGCAGGGTTTCGTCTACTTGGCATGCGTGCTGGACAGTTTCACGCGTGAGATCGTGGGCTGGTCAATGTCAAAGTTTATCGACGCCGACCTATCACTGGCCGCGCTGAATAACGCGCTTGCTGCTCGCAATCCAGCACCTGGACTCCTTCATCACTCTGATCAAGGTGTCCAATATGCCAGCCGGCTCTATATCGCCCGCCTGCGGGCGATGGGTATCACGCCAAGTATGTCCAGAAGAGGCAATCCCTACGACAACGCTCGCATGGAAAGTTTCTACAAAACTCTCAAAACAGAGGAGGTTGATCTTCAAGATTATGCTGATCTGGACGATGCACAGCGCCATGTGAACCACTTCATCGGTAAGCTTTACAACCAAGAACGCCTGCATTCCAGTCTCGGCTACGTCCCACCTGCCGAGTTCGCCGCCCGCTATCATCCAGCCTAG
- a CDS encoding transposase yields the protein MARLPAVSQSPGATFRATEAGCRAPHGQYHRQGFEFSGAQRLAGQNEVVIVMDGSDLRKPHSQALEHLSTVRSLDGHLVSGYPTLKAIGLTPDGRRTLLYHTLYSPQAPGFTSANTVIINAIKRIVQALRAAGVGQIVFVLDRGFDDLKLIRLLVRLKVQFVIRVKHAQRTTRLTPTSLELPLIDAAGHASVQDQFEMKRPVVTDGKVKWRKTPAQVRSREMFIDGGRLKLNVVRLEFSVPLKNDQEQGWLLLTNTPTDAVGAAGAVVRLYLQRWSIEEVFSWIKSALGWEQVQILDFDALRTLVALAWIAASFVFDLSESFDDTQLQLLAHLGGYVPHKNRPPGKKILLLGLLRLANAYLVAHSQPKDALPDHVDALLHSLFTRR from the coding sequence GTGGCTCGTCTGCCAGCGGTATCGCAGTCTCCCGGCGCGACATTCCGTGCGACCGAAGCTGGATGCCGGGCCCCACATGGGCAGTACCACCGGCAAGGATTTGAGTTCTCCGGCGCACAGCGTCTGGCTGGTCAGAATGAGGTGGTCATCGTCATGGACGGCTCGGACCTCCGCAAACCCCACAGTCAGGCGCTCGAACATCTCTCGACGGTCCGCTCGCTGGACGGTCATCTGGTCTCGGGCTATCCGACCCTGAAAGCCATTGGCCTGACGCCCGATGGGCGTCGGACGTTGCTCTACCACACGCTCTACAGCCCTCAAGCGCCAGGCTTTACCAGCGCCAATACGGTGATCATCAACGCCATCAAGCGCATTGTGCAGGCGCTGCGGGCCGCAGGGGTCGGGCAGATCGTCTTCGTGCTGGACCGGGGCTTTGACGACCTCAAGCTGATCCGGCTGCTGGTGCGGCTCAAGGTTCAATTTGTGATTCGGGTCAAGCATGCCCAGCGCACCACCCGGTTGACTCCGACCAGCCTTGAACTCCCCCTGATTGATGCCGCCGGTCACGCCAGCGTGCAAGACCAGTTCGAGATGAAGCGGCCCGTCGTGACCGACGGCAAGGTCAAGTGGCGCAAGACGCCCGCACAGGTCCGCAGCCGTGAAATGTTCATCGATGGTGGACGCCTGAAGCTCAACGTGGTCAGACTAGAGTTCAGCGTGCCACTCAAGAACGACCAGGAGCAAGGTTGGCTGCTGCTCACCAACACCCCCACCGATGCGGTGGGGGCTGCTGGAGCTGTCGTGCGGCTCTATCTACAACGCTGGAGCATTGAAGAGGTCTTCTCGTGGATCAAATCCGCGCTCGGCTGGGAACAGGTCCAAATACTCGACTTTGACGCCTTGAGAACCCTGGTCGCGCTGGCCTGGATTGCGGCCTCGTTCGTATTCGATCTCAGCGAGTCGTTTGATGACACACAACTTCAACTGCTGGCTCATCTGGGCGGCTATGTCCCCCACAAAAACAGACCGCCAGGCAAGAAGATCCTGCTCCTGGGGCTGCTCCGACTCGCCAATGCATATTTGGTCGCCCATTCACAGCCAAAAGATGCGCTGCCTGATCACGTTGACGCTCTCCTACACAGCCTTTTTACCCGCCGCTGA
- a CDS encoding effector-associated domain EAD1-containing protein, translating to MPSNRDLVRLLAARFGTYNAARNLWQGAGGDPGELHDQDNSLDRWTDLVGKADDGAIVRVNLTLAALERLPRNETLLADLRAQLPEGLRQQVGMVLQEVTALPGIQAERAEELLAPVLARPEGQAALIVEADKADKAKSGWLESAQTVLTNVGTQATTLGFTLLTRYLTGETQN from the coding sequence ATGCCCTCGAATCGTGACCTCGTGCGTCTCCTCGCAGCACGCTTCGGAACCTATAACGCAGCTCGAAACCTTTGGCAAGGCGCAGGTGGAGATCCCGGAGAACTGCACGATCAGGACAATTCGCTGGACCGCTGGACGGATTTGGTGGGCAAGGCCGACGACGGCGCGATCGTGCGCGTGAATCTGACGTTGGCGGCTCTCGAACGCTTGCCTCGCAATGAGACCCTCCTCGCTGATCTGCGGGCCCAGCTCCCGGAGGGTTTACGCCAGCAGGTCGGCATGGTGCTCCAAGAAGTGACGGCCTTGCCCGGCATTCAGGCCGAACGTGCTGAGGAACTGCTGGCGCCGGTGCTTGCAAGACCGGAAGGGCAAGCCGCCCTCATCGTGGAGGCAGATAAGGCGGACAAGGCGAAAAGCGGGTGGCTCGAGTCAGCCCAAACGGTTCTCACCAACGTCGGCACACAGGCGACCACCCTCGGCTTCACACTCCTGACCCGATACCTCACGGGGGAGACGCAAAATTGA